From a single Miscanthus floridulus cultivar M001 chromosome 8, ASM1932011v1, whole genome shotgun sequence genomic region:
- the LOC136468551 gene encoding uncharacterized protein codes for MKRLTKVLMDRGSGLNIMYVEMLDAMGIDRVRIWPTGAPFHGIMPGKQAMPLGQIDLPITFEDPSNYRIETLTFEVVKFQGTYHAILRHPCYAKFMVIPNYTYLKLKLLGPYRVITIGTSFQRAYECEVECCEHAIAIISSKELTTIIKEVAEEAPNPKRSTGSFELVEGAKEVLIDPSSSKSKVVRIGPTLFSE; via the coding sequence atgaagcgactcaccaaggtactaatggatagaggcagcggcctcaacatcatgtacgtagaaatgctcgatgccatgggcatcgaccgagtgcGCATTTGGCCGACCggggcacctttccacggcatcatgcctggaaagcaggccatgccactcgggcagattgatctacccatcaccttcgagGATCCATCTAATTATAGGatagagacccttaccttcgaggtggtcaaaTTCcaaggaacctaccatgccatcttgagacatccatgctatgcaaagttcatggtcatccccaactacacatatctAAAGCTGAAGCTATTAGGACCGtacagggtcatcaccatcggcacctccttccagcgtgcctacgagtgtgaggtcgagtgctgcgaacacgccATAGCAATCATCTCCTCCAAGGAGCTTACGACCATCATtaaggaggtcgccgaagaagcacccaaccccaagcgGTCGACTGGGTCTTTCGAGCTAgtggagggcgccaaggaggtcctcatagaccctagcagctctaagagcaaagtggtgcgcattggcccCACGCTTTTCTCTGAATAG